One segment of Rickettsiella grylli DNA contains the following:
- the uvrA gene encoding excinuclease ABC subunit UvrA: protein MHNIIRIQGARTHNLQNINLTIPRDQLIVVTGLSGSGKSSLAFDTLYAEGQRRYVESLSSYARQFLSMMEKPDVDHIEGLSPAIAIDQKSTSHNPRSTVGTVTEIYDYLRVLFARIGEPQCPFHHISLAAQSITQMVDTLMALPNETRLFILAPKVQERKGEFKPLLDELRSQGYLRARIDGRWTELDQVSRLNAKQKHSIEVVVDRLKIKPDNRLRLSESLATAASLSEGLVIVVLQDSSEKKQKELVFSERFACPECGYSLSALEPRLFSFNNPSGACPQCDGLGHELIFDPEKVIPNPELSIAHGAIVAWDSQNPYYWALLSALAQHYHFSLESPFNVLPAHVQKIILHGSGKEEIKFHYESEKGYVYRKKKPFEGVLPTMQRRYKETESDSVREDLAYFLASKPCSQCQGTRLNAGARHVFIDNKTISDWVALPLDQLKVLLEKLNLSGQRAQIALGLQKEIIDRLTFLIDVGLNYLSLERSADTLSGGEAQRIRLASQIGSGLVGVMYILDEPSIGLHQRDNSRLLSTLLRLRDLGNTVIVVEHDEEAIRHADFVVDMGPGAGAHGGCVIAQGSPAAIIRNPHSLTGQYLSGERRIECPKKRIKFDKNRVIKLVGASGNNLKQINVEIPLGLMTCVTGVSGSGKSTLINDTLYPIAARKLNAAILPQAAPYQTISGFEQLDKVIDIDQSPIGRTPRSNPATYIGLLTPIRELFAATPEARSRGYKAGRFSFNVKGGRCEACEGDGVLKVEMHFLADVYVQCDVCKGQRYNRETLEIVYKGKNIYQILEMTVEEASVFFSSVPVLARKLQTLIDVGLAYLHLGQRAPTLSGGEAQRVKLAKELSKRDTGQTLYILDEPTTGLHFYDIEQLLKVLYRLRDRGNTVVIIEHNLDVIKTADWIIDLGPEGGSKGGEIVCVGTPLHVAKQPHSYTGQYLKPLFGKRSLSSENGSRHG, encoded by the coding sequence ATGCATAATATTATTCGTATTCAGGGTGCTCGTACGCACAATCTTCAGAATATAAATCTTACTATTCCCCGTGATCAGTTAATTGTAGTAACGGGCTTGTCGGGATCCGGTAAATCCTCCTTAGCCTTTGATACCCTCTATGCAGAAGGTCAGCGTCGTTATGTCGAATCGCTTTCATCTTATGCACGGCAATTTTTATCGATGATGGAAAAACCGGATGTGGATCATATTGAAGGGCTTTCTCCTGCAATTGCAATTGATCAAAAGTCAACCTCGCATAATCCGCGATCGACCGTAGGGACAGTCACTGAAATTTATGATTATTTGCGCGTATTATTTGCCCGAATTGGTGAACCCCAGTGTCCTTTTCATCACATTAGTCTTGCCGCACAAAGTATCACTCAGATGGTAGATACCTTGATGGCTTTACCAAATGAAACCCGTCTCTTTATTTTGGCACCGAAAGTGCAAGAGCGAAAAGGTGAATTTAAGCCTTTACTGGATGAATTGCGAAGTCAAGGGTACTTACGCGCGCGTATTGACGGCAGATGGACTGAATTAGACCAAGTATCGCGTTTAAATGCAAAACAAAAACATAGCATTGAAGTCGTCGTCGATCGATTAAAAATAAAACCAGACAATCGCTTACGTTTGAGTGAATCCTTAGCGACAGCGGCTTCGTTGAGTGAAGGATTGGTCATTGTGGTTTTGCAGGATAGTTCAGAAAAAAAACAAAAAGAACTCGTGTTTTCCGAACGTTTTGCGTGCCCTGAATGTGGTTATAGCCTTAGCGCATTAGAACCTCGATTATTTTCTTTTAATAACCCATCGGGCGCATGTCCACAGTGTGACGGTTTAGGTCATGAACTGATTTTTGATCCCGAAAAGGTTATACCGAATCCTGAATTAAGTATCGCTCACGGCGCTATTGTCGCATGGGATAGTCAAAATCCTTATTATTGGGCGTTGTTATCTGCTTTAGCACAGCATTATCATTTTTCTTTGGAGTCACCGTTTAACGTATTACCCGCTCACGTTCAAAAAATTATTCTCCACGGCAGTGGTAAAGAGGAAATAAAATTTCACTATGAAAGTGAAAAAGGTTATGTCTATCGTAAGAAAAAACCGTTTGAGGGTGTGTTGCCTACCATGCAACGTCGTTACAAAGAGACCGAATCCGATTCGGTTCGCGAGGATTTAGCTTATTTTTTGGCTTCAAAACCCTGTTCTCAATGCCAAGGCACACGACTTAATGCGGGAGCACGCCATGTTTTCATTGACAATAAAACCATTAGTGATTGGGTGGCGTTGCCGCTCGATCAACTCAAAGTATTATTAGAAAAATTAAATTTATCAGGCCAACGCGCACAAATTGCTTTAGGTTTACAAAAAGAAATTATCGATCGTTTAACCTTTTTGATTGATGTTGGCTTAAACTATCTCTCCTTAGAACGAAGCGCGGATACTTTATCGGGTGGCGAAGCACAGCGGATACGTTTGGCCAGTCAAATTGGTTCCGGTTTAGTAGGCGTGATGTATATTTTAGATGAACCTTCAATAGGATTGCATCAACGGGACAATAGCCGTTTACTCAGTACCTTGCTTCGATTACGTGACTTAGGGAACACCGTCATTGTTGTTGAACATGACGAAGAAGCGATACGACACGCCGATTTTGTGGTTGATATGGGACCGGGCGCTGGTGCGCATGGAGGTTGTGTTATTGCGCAGGGTTCACCGGCTGCGATTATACGAAACCCTCATTCGTTGACCGGCCAATATTTATCAGGCGAGCGACGGATTGAGTGCCCCAAAAAAAGAATAAAATTTGATAAAAATCGGGTCATCAAGCTAGTAGGTGCGAGTGGTAATAACTTAAAACAGATTAATGTTGAGATTCCGTTGGGTTTAATGACCTGCGTTACCGGTGTATCCGGATCAGGAAAATCAACGTTGATCAATGATACGTTATATCCCATCGCCGCTCGAAAATTAAATGCGGCTATCTTACCCCAAGCAGCACCTTATCAAACAATAAGTGGCTTCGAACAACTGGATAAAGTGATTGATATTGATCAAAGTCCAATAGGACGTACACCGCGCTCAAATCCTGCCACTTACATTGGTTTATTGACGCCGATTCGAGAACTATTTGCAGCAACCCCTGAGGCGCGTTCACGCGGTTATAAAGCAGGACGATTTAGTTTTAATGTAAAAGGGGGACGATGTGAAGCCTGCGAAGGAGATGGTGTACTGAAAGTAGAAATGCACTTCTTAGCGGATGTGTATGTGCAATGCGATGTCTGTAAAGGTCAACGTTATAACCGGGAAACACTGGAAATCGTTTATAAAGGAAAAAATATTTATCAAATCCTCGAAATGACGGTCGAAGAGGCGTCCGTATTTTTTAGTTCGGTACCCGTATTGGCGCGAAAATTACAGACCTTGATCGATGTCGGTTTGGCTTATTTACATCTCGGACAACGCGCACCCACGTTGTCCGGAGGTGAAGCACAGCGCGTCAAATTGGCGAAAGAGCTCAGTAAACGCGATACCGGCCAGACGCTCTATATTTTGGATGAACCGACGACCGGTTTACATTTTTATGATATCGAACAATTATTGAAGGTTCTTTATCGTTTACGTGACCGAGGCAATACCGTGGTTATCATTGAACATAATTTAGATGTCATTAAGACGGCCGATTGGATTATTGATCTCGGTCCTGAAGGGGGGAGCAAAGGAGGTGAGATTGTTTGTGTGGGGACACCGCTTCACGTTGCCAAGCAACCTCATTCCTATACGGGTCAATATTTAAAGCCCTTATTCGGTAAACGGAGCTTATCCAGTGAGAATGGGAGCCGCCATGGCTGA
- the ssb gene encoding single-stranded DNA-binding protein, with the protein MAKGINKVILIGNLGADPEIRHMPNGTAVAHINLATSESWKDKNTGELQERTEWHRIVLFQRLAEIVAEYLKKGAKVYIEGRLQTRKWQDKTTGHDRYTTEIIANEMQMLDSRGSNTVPGEASPASAVTRPKRETPPVPEMANETFDDDIPF; encoded by the coding sequence ATGGCTAAAGGCATTAATAAGGTTATTTTAATCGGCAACTTAGGTGCTGATCCCGAAATTCGTCACATGCCTAACGGCACAGCGGTCGCTCATATTAACCTCGCCACCAGTGAAAGCTGGAAAGATAAAAACACCGGTGAGCTTCAGGAGCGTACTGAATGGCATCGCATCGTTTTATTTCAGCGTCTTGCTGAAATTGTTGCTGAGTATTTAAAAAAAGGGGCTAAAGTTTATATTGAAGGTCGTCTACAAACCCGTAAATGGCAAGATAAAACAACGGGCCACGATCGATATACCACTGAAATTATCGCCAATGAAATGCAAATGCTCGATAGTCGCGGTAGCAATACCGTACCCGGTGAAGCATCTCCGGCTTCTGCGGTTACTCGGCCCAAACGTGAAACCCCTCCAGTACCCGAAATGGCCAATGAAACATTTGATGACGATATTCCTTTTTAA
- a CDS encoding BON domain-containing protein: MKVKLFVVLSLVALPMVSTMAMGNRHAMQKESTGQYVDSSVITLKVKSKLLADPTVKGLAISVSSYKGQVKLTGFADNWSQKQKAGMLAKQVEGVTGVTNNIVVKKAHR, encoded by the coding sequence ATGAAAGTCAAATTATTTGTTGTTTTAAGCTTAGTTGCATTACCTATGGTATCTACGATGGCTATGGGCAATCGACATGCGATGCAAAAAGAAAGTACAGGTCAATATGTTGACAGCAGTGTCATTACTTTAAAAGTAAAATCAAAACTATTAGCTGATCCTACTGTCAAAGGGTTGGCTATTTCAGTATCAAGCTATAAGGGTCAAGTTAAATTGACTGGCTTTGCCGATAACTGGTCACAAAAACAAAAAGCCGGTATGTTGGCGAAACAAGTTGAAGGCGTCACCGGTGTAACCAATAACATTGTTGTAAAAAAAGCGCACCGCTAA
- a CDS encoding transglycosylase SLT domain-containing protein, translating to MEMLKITVFLLSLLLVPCSVDAETKITQQRKLFWQARQLLMNQQYQQFSVLKVKLKDYPLYPYLLFIKLKKQGSSVNSDEVDAFLKSYHDTPLAVKLRADWLTYLARKHDWNHFMDYYQPRYGTSLQCYYLQSLLATQQKPSVAFKKISSLWLQLHSPPHACRQVFNRWEQLGGLNSKLIWQKLEHALSKNNQRVFQEIAQFLSPAERRYVKRWYHVYRYPLLIIKPYQFNVDNPIDRKIVLFGMKRLAKKNPIALAENWFKMNQIYSFKEAEKQQIWADLAVSLARRADYNADYWLKKIKPAYADTTLREWRIRNSLLTGQWENVLYWINHLSQKEQQQPCWRYWRARALAETHHLDAARTIYTRLAKEVDYYGVLASGRLNLNYHPAQSCIKGDRVALFNNLGLQRAKELLALGFVGEARQEWLWALDNLSIPARQAAAQLAKQWGWYDLAILGARKANIHNDIRLRFPFAYRHSVLIAARKTHLNSAWVWAIMRQESAFMWNAKSSAGALGLMQIMPNTGRQLARNLDLHPVDLLDPYQNIRLGSIYLRELLNLFEGDALLATASYNVGPHRIKHYQDLYQRLPKDVWVEILPWKETRDYVKGVHLARTIYNQI from the coding sequence ATGGAAATGCTAAAAATCACTGTTTTTTTGCTGAGTTTATTATTAGTACCTTGCTCCGTTGATGCTGAAACTAAAATAACACAGCAACGAAAACTATTTTGGCAAGCAAGACAATTGCTCATGAATCAACAGTATCAGCAATTCTCAGTTTTAAAAGTTAAACTGAAAGATTATCCTTTATATCCCTACTTACTTTTTATCAAATTAAAAAAACAAGGGTCTTCTGTCAATAGCGACGAAGTGGACGCTTTTTTGAAAAGCTACCATGATACACCCTTAGCGGTAAAATTACGTGCAGATTGGTTAACTTATTTAGCGCGAAAGCACGATTGGAATCATTTCATGGATTATTATCAACCGCGTTATGGAACCTCTTTACAATGTTATTACCTTCAATCGTTATTAGCGACTCAACAGAAACCATCCGTTGCTTTCAAAAAAATATCAAGTCTTTGGTTACAGCTTCATTCCCCGCCACATGCATGCCGTCAAGTGTTTAATCGTTGGGAACAATTAGGCGGTTTGAATTCGAAATTAATTTGGCAAAAATTAGAACACGCATTGAGTAAAAATAATCAACGCGTTTTCCAGGAGATTGCTCAATTTCTATCTCCCGCTGAGCGTCGTTACGTGAAACGTTGGTATCACGTGTACCGCTATCCTTTACTCATTATAAAACCTTACCAATTCAATGTGGATAATCCGATTGATCGAAAAATCGTATTGTTTGGAATGAAACGGTTAGCTAAAAAAAATCCCATCGCGTTGGCTGAAAACTGGTTTAAAATGAACCAAATCTACTCCTTCAAGGAAGCAGAAAAACAGCAAATATGGGCCGATTTAGCCGTTAGTTTAGCAAGACGCGCAGATTACAACGCTGATTACTGGTTAAAAAAAATTAAACCTGCGTATGCGGATACCACATTACGAGAATGGCGTATACGAAATAGTTTACTCACGGGACAATGGGAAAATGTGCTGTATTGGATAAATCATTTATCGCAGAAAGAACAACAGCAACCCTGTTGGCGCTATTGGCGAGCGAGGGCATTAGCAGAAACGCATCATCTTGATGCAGCGCGGACTATTTACACGCGTTTAGCCAAAGAGGTTGATTATTATGGCGTGCTGGCAAGTGGGCGATTGAATTTAAATTATCACCCTGCACAGTCTTGCATAAAAGGAGATCGTGTTGCGTTATTTAATAATTTAGGGTTGCAGCGTGCTAAAGAATTGCTGGCTTTAGGTTTTGTGGGTGAAGCGCGCCAGGAATGGTTATGGGCATTGGATAATTTGAGTATTCCTGCGCGTCAAGCGGCTGCCCAATTGGCAAAACAATGGGGCTGGTATGATTTAGCTATTTTGGGTGCCCGTAAAGCGAACATTCATAATGATATTCGATTACGTTTTCCTTTTGCTTATCGGCATTCGGTTCTCATTGCAGCGCGAAAAACCCATTTAAATTCAGCGTGGGTATGGGCGATTATGCGACAAGAAAGTGCCTTTATGTGGAATGCTAAATCCAGTGCGGGTGCATTAGGTTTAATGCAAATTATGCCGAATACGGGTCGTCAATTAGCACGTAATCTTGATTTACATCCTGTTGATTTACTCGATCCTTATCAGAACATTCGTTTAGGAAGTATTTATTTAAGAGAATTATTAAATTTATTTGAAGGTGATGCGCTCTTAGCGACCGCCTCGTATAATGTAGGCCCGCATCGAATTAAACACTATCAAGACTTGTATCAGCGTTTACCGAAGGATGTTTGGGTAGAAATTTTACCGTGGAAGGAAACACGTGATTATGTAAAAGGGGTACACTTAGCACGTACTATCTATAACCAAATTTAA
- a CDS encoding DNA recombination protein RmuC, whose protein sequence is MMPLYFIYITLALLTSLVGFMLLHFYKLERQHDKLTQMESRWIDINRLLNQLHDARVLDQRHAAANKEQLLFELNTYRQEFDRHQLNSLKLLQDSLQHGLQQIGQRMDKLTENTQEKLLLISGQVEKRLFDGFAQTTATFADVVKRLSLIDEAQKRITELSSNVVSLQHILADKRSRGVFGEIQLHALIENALPAKNYSLQHTLSNGKRVDCLLLLPEPTGSIAIDAKFPLEGFRKLTEIELSKNEQRAAAAQFRQDIRHHIHAVASKYIVPGETAESALLFIPAEAVFAEIHAHYYDLVEEAQRHRVWLVSPTTMMAVLTTTCAILKDAATREQIHLIQEHLGVLAKDFSRFKQRMDHLFRHIQKAYTDIQEAKTSADKITSRFEKIEKVELSTDLLQ, encoded by the coding sequence ATGATGCCTCTTTATTTTATATATATCACTTTAGCGTTGCTTACCAGCTTGGTCGGTTTTATGCTCTTGCATTTTTACAAATTAGAACGACAACATGACAAATTAACTCAAATGGAAAGTCGTTGGATAGATATCAACCGTTTACTCAATCAATTGCACGATGCGCGTGTTCTTGATCAGCGTCATGCTGCTGCGAATAAGGAGCAACTATTATTTGAACTGAATACTTATCGACAAGAATTTGATCGACATCAATTAAATAGCTTAAAATTATTACAAGATAGCTTGCAACACGGTTTGCAACAGATCGGTCAACGTATGGATAAATTAACGGAAAATACACAAGAAAAACTACTACTGATTAGCGGTCAAGTTGAAAAACGTCTATTTGATGGTTTTGCACAAACCACTGCCACATTTGCAGATGTCGTTAAGCGGCTGTCGTTAATTGATGAAGCACAAAAACGCATTACGGAACTTTCGAGTAACGTGGTGAGTTTGCAGCATATTCTCGCTGACAAACGTTCTCGTGGTGTTTTTGGTGAAATACAGCTTCATGCTTTAATCGAAAATGCATTACCTGCTAAAAATTATAGCTTGCAACATACGTTAAGCAATGGTAAACGAGTCGATTGTCTATTATTGTTGCCCGAACCAACCGGTAGTATTGCCATCGATGCTAAATTTCCATTAGAAGGTTTTCGAAAATTAACCGAAATAGAGCTATCGAAAAATGAACAACGCGCAGCAGCAGCGCAGTTTCGTCAAGATATTCGCCATCATATCCATGCAGTAGCCAGTAAATATATTGTTCCCGGTGAAACGGCAGAAAGCGCGTTGTTATTTATTCCTGCTGAAGCTGTTTTTGCTGAAATTCACGCTCATTATTACGATTTAGTGGAAGAAGCACAACGCCATCGCGTCTGGTTAGTCTCACCCACAACGATGATGGCCGTGCTCACCACCACATGTGCTATTTTAAAAGATGCAGCAACCCGTGAACAAATCCATTTAATTCAAGAACACCTTGGCGTTTTAGCAAAAGATTTTTCACGATTTAAACAACGGATGGATCATTTATTTCGTCATATTCAAAAAGCGTATACCGATATCCAAGAGGCTAAAACTTCTGCAGATAAAATCACTTCTCGGTTTGAAAAAATAGAAAAAGTAGAGCTCAGCACTGATTTATTACAATGA
- a CDS encoding DUF378 domain-containing protein, whose protein sequence is MFKSPSVLDWIALIILFIGGLNWGLVGLFHFDLITGIFGDYSPIARIIYIIVGLSAIYVLVRAISCCKKHVSVP, encoded by the coding sequence ATGTTCAAAAGTCCAAGCGTTTTAGACTGGATTGCATTAATTATCTTATTTATCGGTGGTTTAAACTGGGGTTTAGTCGGTTTATTCCATTTTGATTTAATTACCGGTATCTTTGGAGACTATAGCCCTATTGCAAGAATTATTTATATTATCGTCGGGTTAAGTGCTATCTATGTGCTTGTGCGTGCTATTAGTTGTTGCAAAAAGCATGTTTCAGTACCTTAA
- a CDS encoding universal stress protein encodes MSIYKNILVAIDLHPTCDEIILKRAHAFVKEGQGRLSVIHAVEHINAYGVAQAYPAVIDLEGEMLSEAKKQLADVSKKFDISVKQQYVEVGSPKIVILDKMKELKTDLIIIGSHGRHGIGILFGSTASAVIHHLSCDALVVKIPELKA; translated from the coding sequence ATGTCTATTTACAAAAATATCTTAGTTGCAATAGATTTGCATCCAACCTGTGACGAAATTATATTAAAACGCGCGCATGCTTTCGTGAAGGAAGGGCAGGGCCGACTATCAGTGATTCATGCTGTGGAGCATATTAATGCCTATGGCGTTGCACAAGCCTATCCTGCAGTGATTGACTTAGAAGGTGAAATGCTTTCAGAAGCAAAAAAACAATTAGCAGACGTTTCAAAAAAATTTGATATATCGGTTAAGCAACAATATGTCGAAGTGGGATCACCTAAAATTGTTATACTCGATAAGATGAAAGAATTAAAAACGGATTTAATTATTATTGGTAGCCATGGACGACATGGTATTGGTATTTTATTTGGTTCGACGGCCAGTGCGGTTATTCATCATTTATCATGTGACGCGTTAGTGGTAAAAATACCTGAATTAAAAGCGTAA
- a CDS encoding integration host factor subunit alpha, with product MTVLTKADLIHSLRQQESSLSRLVANKLVDAFFEQIMFALEQGESVKISGLGRFRRRLKKERPGRNPQTGVTTQVSSRNVVLFQASQKLKMKLKKQKFKNFM from the coding sequence ATGACCGTGTTAACCAAAGCTGATTTAATTCACAGTTTAAGACAACAAGAATCCAGTTTGAGCCGCCTTGTCGCAAACAAGTTGGTCGATGCTTTTTTTGAGCAGATTATGTTCGCTTTAGAGCAGGGGGAATCCGTGAAAATTTCTGGCTTAGGTCGTTTTCGCAGACGTCTGAAGAAAGAACGGCCGGGCCGGAATCCCCAAACGGGTGTCACTACACAAGTATCTTCACGAAATGTTGTTTTGTTTCAAGCCAGCCAAAAATTAAAAATGAAATTAAAGAAACAAAAATTTAAAAATTTTATGTAA
- the pheT gene encoding phenylalanine--tRNA ligase subunit beta: MKLSEHWLRAWVNPALSTQQLTEQMTLAGLEVAAVHPVAGSLSHVVVGLIVSTLPHPNASRLQVCEVDIGAKILHIVCGAKNCRAGLKVAVAQIGAHLPPNKSIKETTIRGVISQGMLCSSHELGLEEVSTDDGILELASDAPLGQAIYDYLQLNDYILDIHLTPNRGDCLSVQGLARDISAMTQQPMVRLPIAEQSVVIKDKMPLNVMATHACLHYSGRIIRNIHSQAQTPLWMQERLRRSGIRRIHPVVDVTNYVMLELGQPLHAFDLTHINDEVCVRYAQSEESVHLLDGKTVRLDSKSIVIADKRKILALAGIMGAADSAVTSETQHVFLESAFFTPESLAGRARYYGLNTDSAYRFERGVDPAMTLPALERATQLISEIVGGEIGPRVHVKSPIKSIEAIKFHPTQLKKRIGLSLNEEKIKAIFNRLGIKIQSIDGQTWQLIPPTWRFDLSLEVDFLEELARIHGYQRIPVTLPNSSLKFHVEPETQLSRTRIHDLLIDRAYHEVINYSFTASRLQKILTPQKETLNLLNPLSNEFAAMRSSLWPGLLNTLRYNQQRQHSRVRLFETGLCFYYHEGTLVQKEYLATVASGQQLPEQWGVANTPLDFFTVKSDVEALASLAKKNIHFMPGTHPALHPGLSCNLHVDDEVVGYFGALHPRLITELHLTGPLFCIELEISAITERPLPHFKSYSKFPMVRRDISFWVDKKYAAQTILQSVNQHAGPYLYRSFFFDVYVNEQESEKRSLALALCWQHPTRTLTDAEVDHLMKVVISDLKNNFTVQLRE, encoded by the coding sequence ATGAAATTGAGTGAACATTGGTTACGGGCATGGGTAAATCCTGCGCTAAGTACTCAACAATTGACTGAACAAATGACCTTGGCCGGTTTAGAGGTTGCCGCCGTCCATCCCGTTGCTGGATCATTGAGTCATGTTGTGGTGGGTCTCATCGTCAGCACATTACCCCATCCGAATGCTTCGCGTTTGCAAGTATGTGAGGTGGATATAGGCGCTAAGATATTGCACATTGTGTGCGGCGCTAAAAATTGTCGAGCAGGGTTAAAAGTCGCTGTTGCTCAAATAGGCGCTCATTTACCACCGAATAAATCAATAAAAGAAACAACTATTCGAGGGGTTATTTCACAGGGTATGCTTTGTTCAAGTCATGAACTCGGACTTGAAGAGGTATCGACCGATGATGGAATTTTAGAATTAGCCAGCGATGCGCCACTGGGTCAAGCGATTTATGATTATTTACAATTAAATGATTATATTTTGGATATTCATTTAACACCAAATCGTGGTGATTGTTTAAGTGTCCAAGGGTTAGCACGGGATATATCGGCCATGACGCAACAACCCATGGTAAGACTGCCTATTGCTGAACAGTCTGTTGTAATAAAGGATAAAATGCCGCTCAACGTCATGGCCACACACGCGTGTCTCCATTATTCGGGGAGAATAATTCGTAACATCCATTCACAAGCCCAAACACCGTTATGGATGCAAGAACGTTTACGTCGTAGTGGTATACGACGAATTCATCCCGTCGTGGATGTCACCAATTATGTGATGTTAGAGCTGGGGCAGCCATTACATGCATTTGATTTAACACACATAAACGACGAAGTGTGTGTGCGTTATGCGCAATCGGAAGAGTCAGTCCATTTATTAGATGGTAAAACAGTTCGTTTAGATTCCAAAAGTATCGTTATTGCAGATAAGCGTAAAATTCTAGCCCTTGCAGGAATCATGGGAGCAGCCGATTCAGCCGTGACTTCAGAAACTCAGCATGTTTTTTTGGAAAGTGCTTTTTTTACGCCGGAGAGTCTAGCTGGACGAGCGCGATATTATGGGTTGAATACGGATTCAGCGTATCGTTTTGAACGCGGTGTTGATCCAGCAATGACTTTGCCTGCTTTAGAACGCGCGACGCAATTGATAAGTGAAATAGTGGGAGGAGAAATAGGACCACGTGTGCACGTCAAATCACCTATCAAATCCATAGAAGCGATAAAATTTCATCCAACGCAATTGAAAAAACGAATAGGACTTTCGTTAAATGAAGAAAAAATAAAAGCGATTTTTAATCGCTTAGGAATTAAAATTCAATCGATTGACGGCCAAACATGGCAGTTAATACCGCCGACGTGGCGTTTTGATCTTTCACTTGAAGTTGATTTTCTTGAAGAACTCGCACGTATCCATGGTTATCAACGAATCCCAGTCACATTGCCGAATAGTTCTTTAAAATTTCATGTAGAACCAGAAACCCAACTTTCACGAACACGCATCCATGACCTATTGATTGATAGAGCGTATCATGAAGTGATCAATTATAGTTTTACAGCAAGCAGGCTACAAAAAATTTTAACCCCCCAAAAAGAGACGTTAAACTTATTGAATCCACTGTCCAATGAGTTTGCTGCTATGCGGTCAAGTTTGTGGCCAGGGTTGCTGAATACGTTGCGTTATAATCAGCAACGCCAACACTCTCGTGTTCGTTTATTTGAAACGGGTCTTTGTTTTTATTATCACGAAGGGACGCTTGTACAAAAGGAATATTTAGCGACGGTTGCAAGTGGTCAACAATTACCCGAACAATGGGGTGTTGCAAATACCCCTTTAGATTTTTTTACCGTTAAATCCGATGTAGAAGCGCTGGCAAGCCTTGCTAAAAAGAATATCCATTTTATGCCCGGAACGCACCCCGCATTACATCCTGGACTATCGTGCAATTTACACGTGGATGATGAGGTGGTGGGTTATTTTGGTGCATTACATCCTCGACTTATCACAGAACTACATCTCACTGGACCTCTTTTTTGCATTGAACTTGAGATTTCAGCAATCACTGAACGGCCGTTACCACATTTTAAATCCTATTCGAAATTTCCCATGGTCAGACGGGATATCTCATTTTGGGTTGATAAAAAATACGCTGCCCAAACTATTTTGCAGTCCGTAAACCAGCATGCAGGCCCATATCTGTATCGATCATTTTTCTTTGACGTTTATGTTAACGAGCAAGAATCAGAAAAACGTAGCCTCGCCTTGGCGTTATGTTGGCAACATCCTACACGGACGTTGACTGATGCTGAAGTGGATCATTTAATGAAAGTGGTTATTAGCGATTTAAAAAATAACTTTACCGTTCAATTAAGGGAATAG